Within the Nyctibius grandis isolate bNycGra1 chromosome 4, bNycGra1.pri, whole genome shotgun sequence genome, the region aacctggttgattctgtgattctaaccTGTTTGTATGCTCACCTGCTCGCCTGGCGAGACCCCCTGGGAAGTAGCATCTCTGATGACAGTTGTACATCTGAATGCTCTAAGTGGATCCCAGGATAGAAAGGTGGTTCCTGCACTCCTTTTCTAAGAATTCTGGAAAACTTGAGTGCAGTGTCTCTTTTTACTGTGAAGCCCATCACTAGCCCCACCTAGTTCATGAGGGCCTTCACCCCCTGTAGGCTCCTGATCTCATCAGTGCTTCCTACATACACTAGCTGCAGGATGGCCTTGTCCAACCCAGACTGGTTAccaggaaggagctggaggtAATGAGGCACCACAGGATGATAATCGTTCTCAAATACAGATACAGTGTCATCCAATTACTGTGAGCTGGTGCTACTACTTTGCAGCTGAACATCTGCACCGCTGTATGCAAAAGTCCTGACTCTGCACAGGTGATCTCGTATCCCAAAGAGGATGTGGTCTGTCCAGGCTGGGCTTGTCTCCTGCTACAGCTGCATAACCAAGCCTGCCATTCCAAACTGCTGACCAAACTCCAAGTTAGGGGTGTGGACTTGGTTAGGAAACACTATGATAAATTAACAGGGACATTCAGCCTGGCTAGTGGACCAAGAAAGGGGCTTTGTTCTACGCATGCTGCCTTTTAAAGGGAATGGTGGCAGGGCAGTGGCACGCTACCATCATCTGAAAAGGACAAAGTTTAGCATGGCCCAGCTCAAAGGACTGACAGTGTGAGTGGGGAAACAGCTGTTCCTTGGACTGCTTCCAACTACAGCTGTAGTAGAAACAGCTGATGCAGGGACCTAGACCAAAGCTACTCCAAACAAAGCCCCAGAACACCTATGGTGTCAGCTTCTCAACAACAGCTACTTCACTCTGCTAACCTACTCTGTTGCACTAGTCTACTTGCTAATGTAGCTGTAACCACAGCTAAGTGGTTATATGACCAAACTAGGATTAACATAAAGCAGCCTTTTGACAGCAAATTCAGCTAGCATGAGACAGGCCCTTACTGAAACCATCCATCTTTTCAAAGCTTATAGCTAGATTTCAGAGGCTGAATATTGCCTAAGAAGTTAATCagcattcagcttttatttacAAGATGTCTGAGATGTATACAGCAAGATTTGCTGAATCTGCTGAAGGAGGTTCAGAATTTCATGGGTAAAGCAGGTGTAACAGCAGCACATAGTGACTCAACAGCATGGTGACTGGGGCAAAAATTCTGAAGTCATGTATAGGCTGGCAGCTTTGTAGACCAGCTCTGAGGAGAATATTGTGTCAGTTGTAGGAGAAGTGGTAGAGATCCTGTTTGACAGCCATGAGTAAGCCAGGAACTCCTCGGCTACCCCCAAGTCTTGAGGAAAACACCACACTGGGAATGGCATCTTTGGAGGAtgggtggggagaagggatgGTTCTAAGCAGATGGGCATCTTGGAGACTCCAAATTCTGGTGTAGCAATCCTGACCAACTGGAACGGAAAGGACACTGGAATTCAACATTACCAAAAAAGCACTTCACATGGCTCTGCAAGATTATCATCACAGAAGCAGAAGgtctatgggaaaaaaaaacacctgacCATTTCTACACACACTAGAGGCAAAGTGATTATCTATACTTTACGAAACAGAAATTCTACACTGAGCActgcaaaagcaggaaaaagtgCATTTCCTGTTAGGCAATAAAAGGTATGAAAAACCAGTATTTAGAGTGCTTTCCTCATTATCAAGCTCCTAAGccaaaaaaggggagaaaaactCACTGTCAAATTAACAAGAATTCTTCTATTATTCCATCACTTATTGACAAATCCGAGGAGGTCACTATGTTTACAGTGACATTGTGAAACTTGGCTATACTGTGAGGATTTAGGggttttgcttcatttattGTTACctttcctcccccccaccccaaataaaattaaaaaaaaaatctcagactGTAGCTAAGTATATTCAAAATGAACCTGAGTGGTATAGACAGTTTACAAGCAGTTATACTTACACACCAATGCATAATGTCCATTACCACACTACCCACTTACGTACCCAATAAACATATACACGGTCTTTAGTCTCTATACAAAGTTATCACCAAGTCTCCATTTACACGTTGTTTTCCCTAATTTCAAAATCAAGTGTTTTCTGCTCTACTCTTGAGACACACTGTGGAAAGGATAATGGGACTTTTGCAGTACACAGCAGATAAAGCCGTTAAGTGCTACACAGGAGTGATTACAGTAGGTGTGCATCCATAacattatttcttaattttcataGTATATTACAGTATGTCTAAGGCtaaatttcttctgaattttaaagaattaacaGCTTTACAGCTTCCAACAGCTGTAGCTAAGAAACACTCCTCAGGCGTAAGAAAATCACTGCCACGCACTCTACAAGTAGAGAGGAAAAAGTCAACCCACCTGCTGTAAGAAGTCCTTCCTCCTCATTTACATGCAAAGGGAGAATAGCATATTCATTGTGATGACCTTTGTACTGTTTCACACACTTTGCTGTTCTCAGGTCCCACAGTTTTATCTGCAAGTTGAAGTAATTGTTTGAAAGAAGATATATTAACGAAGCAGAGAGCACTTGATGGCTGATAAGTAAGTGGATCTGGAAGAGGACCCATATATGGAACTACCACCCAGTTCCATACTACCCCCCAAAGAACAAGCGTCCGCCCTCGGGACTGGGATAAGCACCTATCAATGCCCAGATACTAAAAGGAACAGAATACCCTAAACACAACAAAACCGTACCTTTCCAGCCATATCTGCTGCCATAAGATaatgttcagccttgagaaggCGAATAGATGTAACTGCCGAATCATGGAAGAGACGAATTGCTTTCCAGCTCTGGCCCTTTCGGTTGCGTTGACGCACATCAATGCTGAAAATCTCCCCTGAACGGCAGCCGTTGTACAGCATTGGGGTCTGGAAGAATCCAAGAGAAAGAAGCGTACCATGTAACATCTGAAAGGATCTTACAAGTTATACAGACAGAAGCTCTGTGAAGCTTCTGAGCTCTCCGGTGCAGTTGTCAAATTGGTTCTCATGTTCCGATTTCACCCTTCTCACTAAATCTTTGTGAACAAGTCCATTAGTATTTTATAGGGGTCTTCTCCTTCTGATGGAGAAAATACACTGAGTGTTAACAAAATGAGGTCATTTGccaaaatcaaaacagttttGCAACACATTATTACTGTGCTCTTTGtacctccttcctttccttttaccTCTGTACAGTTAACAAAAATCACCCCTGTTGACAAAGAGTTTGAAATCAGTTAATCTTTCCGTTGCTATGCAATTCTGTGCAAGCATCAGACCAGCTCTGTTGTGGAACAGCTATCCAACAGTAATTGTAATCACAGCCTTACATACAGCATAATGAGTCCCATcccaaacagaacaaaaagcccACCAATGAGGCAGCACTCTGAAAAAATGAAGGGTGTATGGTTCTTTTTACCTGTGTGGCAAATTGTTGGGCCAATACATCGCTACTGGTTCCAAATGTCTGTCGATGCCCTGTCACTACATTGGTCACAAGAACTCGTCGTGTCAGGCCTAAGGAAGACAGATTATGTTTTTTTAGCTGTAATTTGGGTAGCAGCTGGAAGATTAATGCAAGAAGTGTTTCCCACTGAGACGGAAGGGGTTGCTAGCCTTGCAGATCACCTGTGCTGAAGCAGTTGTCTGCTTGGGGATTCAGGCACCAAGCACAGGACCAAGCAGTGGATATCTTGAAGCTGCACAGCATTCCAGGTCGATCTCCTAGGACAGAGAAGCAACACATGAAACATCCATAAAATGTTAGGACAGCATAACTCAGAAAGCTTCTCTGAATTTCCATACTTCTTTTAACATTGCAATCTGAAGCAGAGAAAACGTTACGCAATTAGTGTCCCTGTGCTACTCGAGACAGGAAACTAAAGTGGGACTTCATGACTGTAAGCTGAAGACTTATAGTCTATATAGATAGATGATTATGAGAGATTGTGAAATTTATTTGGTAGTCAGAGGGCTGACCagggcaggaaagagaaaaataacacttgCCTTAGAGCACTAAGTATgccattttttaaagacaagtgggctagaaacacaaaacatttactTTATAAGCTATAGCTTAGTCAAAGCCTAACTTGTAAGTTCTTGGCCTGCCTATTTAAATAAACAGGTTTGAGTAAGTAACAATACCCTACATTTGACCTTTACTCACGTAGCTCCTGCACAAAGTCTACTAATTGACATAAATTTTAAGTCCTCGGTTTTTACTTCCTTCATGGCACATGCACCATGATCATATGTATGTCAGGCAGCACAGGTGACACATCTAAAACAGGGTTTTAGTCAGGTTAAGTTCGACTTTGCTCCCAGCATCTACTTAGCAAGGTGCCCTCAAACCAGCGATTTAGGAGAGTGAGGTAAGCCAAGAAACTTGGAAACACCTAAAACAGTCAATAGGAAACACTAGACAGGAGGACTTCGGTGGAACTCAGGGCATCTGATTATGTTGAAGggcttaaaatgttttacagagcAACTGGGCATGCTGGTCTCATAGCCATTCATCTTCAGTGACTCTTCAAGTTCATGCTAAcactaagcttttttttttttaaatggctgcaCAAATAGCAtgacattaaaaatttaaaataggtCCATAACTCTTATCTATCACAGATTTCCTCTGGGCAAACTTAACTGATCATGTCTGAATGGAAGCCGGGTTAGAGGACTGTACTGTGTGACCTGAAGAAGCATGGTTCTGCCATCTATCAAGGAAGTCCAATTAATAAAGTCCTGCCCCCAAGAACATTGAACAAACAAATATATAAAGATACAGCTACAGCCAGTAGACTTAAGACATAGGATTCTCTAAATCAATAATGCTTACACACAACTGAGCATGAGCTTGTGCAAGGAGCTATGGGCTGAGACATTTTCCAGCTTTCCACCTTTGATTAATCCACTGAGCACACTTGAGTAGCTACTATGAGAAGGGATTCTGCAATGATTCTAGATAGTCTATAAGGAAATCTGAGTACTTCTTGTGTGCAGTTTCTGAGGATTAGTTACAGGCCAAGCTGCTCATGAAAAATCtcaatgtttattttacatgtaAGGTGTTCTGCCAAAGTCAAGTACTACATCAGCAGCAGCTAAAAATAAACTAGTGCTTTGAATACTGCTTGTTAATTAATTCTTAAGGTAAGTTCTTTCATCTGTTCACTTCTTAAACTGTTTCAGACTTTCTAAGTTTTACAAGAATACAACAGTCTACAAGAATACAACAGCTACTGAAGAAATGTACGGACATAATCTTTCCTTTGTGCTCTTTTCATACCATAACAGCTAACAaaaattggaggaaaaaaaatcaacaaaaacaCCCTACCTGGGTTAGTGCTGCTGAACAATGATGCTGGAAGCAGACTGGCACAGCCTGGTGTTTCTGCAATTCCCATGAGACACAGCTTGCTGAGGTGagttaaggaaaacaaagatttctCCCTCAaatggaacaggttgcctaaCATTTATAGCTGGGAAAAGCAAGATGCTCTCACACAGCCACCACTCACAGTGGTTTCCCTTTGAGACCTTACAGTTTACAACTAAGTCTTGactcttaatttctttcatagGAAATAGCTAGAAAGAATTCCCCTTCTTGCTTGTAAGTTTTCACTACCAGAAAGACAAGATAAGAGGAATACTAAGGCATCTTTCTAGtgatagaaaaacaaacacatggcCCACATGGATCAATCTTCTCATCTTTTCATGCTGAGGACACTGCATTAATATAGATCTGTTTTTCACAGAGATAAGTTGGAAAAAGGAGAGCACACATTGAAGAGGCAAGGAAGACTCACTTTAGATTACATTAAAACACTTTCTGAAGATTATACCAGCTATAAATAGGATTTGAAAGCTGCATTTCAAGTTCAGTGGGGTAAATCTGTGACATGACTAGAGGAAAGCACAAGATAGCCAAACCAAACAATCCCCAATGCCTAACCAGCTGTGAGCAAGCCTGATGAACTCCTGCCACCTTCTGGATCAGTCCTGAATTGCTTGGCTTTTCCATGAGCCATTACatacattttatataattttctctcttttggcaCTTTAACAGCATGTCTGTTGCCTGCCATCTCCCACGTTTAAatccccttttcttcctctcttctggaCTCTGCATTGTCCATTACTGCTTCCTCTACTATACCATCaaccctcctcctcttctgagACAGATCTGCAGAATATGCTCTGAAAGTTGCAGAGCACAATGCCAATGAATTGCTCTCATTCTCCTCTCGCCCCAACCAATATGGCGATGGTTTATAACAGAAACCAACCAAACCACTTTCAAAGAGGTCCACTTCAAAGAGAAAGTCAGTTACCTTAACCCTCCCTCTTGTTCTTTTGCCCCAGCCAATTTCTAAACATCAGACAATTTTGGATATGGCATCTACACTATTAATGAAGTGGAAAGTCTCCAGGGCAGGAAATATAGTCTTTCACCTACACTGGAACGATTCTACATATATCTATAATGGAACCACACATCTGTTTCACTAGCTCAAACATCTTtcaatttttataattttctctgttttccagaaaacttAATTTCTGGGGCAACCACACGAGATGTCTTCCTGGAAGTTAGTTGTTCTGTGCAGCATGATGTAGACTTGTGAAAGCTGAAcggaaattttgctttttttcaaaaggataTAAAACATGAGAATCTGGATGAGTCAATGATGCCCAGCACACAGAATTCACCTTCAGACACAAAAAGACATACTATTTTCTCAATTCATGAAAGGGTATTTCCATTCAAAGATGACATAAAACTATGAGCTTCTTAGCCCCCTAAATAACCCAGTAATGGGTCACGAGCATTTTAGCCTCATATTCCTCTTAAACATAGGAGGCAGAGCAGCATTAAGAAGTCTGTCCAAACACGCACTGAGGCACCAAGCACATCCTATTATTTAAggaccatagaatcatagaatgttaggggttggatgggacctctggagatcatcgagtccaacccccctgccagagcaggaccagtctagggcaggttacacaggaacgcatccagacaggtcttgaaagtctccagagaaggagactccacaacctctctggggagcttgttccagtgctctgtaaccgttacagtaaagaagttcttcctcgtgttgaggttgaacttcctgtgctctagcttgcatccattgccccttgtcctatggcagggcacaagtgaaaagaggttgtacctttcctcttgacacccagccttcatatatttatatacattaatcagatccctctcagtcttctcttctccagactaaaaagccccaggtctctcaacctgTCCTCATAAGGCCTAACAGATCATCCTTAAAAGAATCTGAGTATGAAGAGATTATGAAAGCCTGTTTTAAGTATTCCTCATGTTCAAGGATAAACACATTttcccaaaattatttttaagaaagaagcaTGCAAATCTTAGTAATTTCTGGCCCTCAACATCAGTTTTGTCAGCTACGGCCAAGAGCAACTCTGATGTAAGCACTACTATCCTTGGAAGCTGGTACTTCTACGTAGTCTTCTGTTCCAACTGTGGCATAACATTCGTCAAAACTAACACTGGTATCGAGGACTTTCAGAGACAAGTTTACTGTGATTCTGCGTATATCCAAGCTTCACATTGCTAGATTCTTCCATTCTCTCCTCCTAACCCCTTCCCCAACCCTCATACATTTCCACCTGTGCCTCCCAAGGAACAGCGTGCTGAGAACGCAACAACTGAAGGAAGCAGGAACAGAACACAGTACTTTGCGGTTTGTGAAGTAGAGGTTGTCATACATCTCCACAGTGAGAGACTCCTTCCCCAAACCACTGAGGTTGATGATACCGTATTTACATCCTCCATGCTCTACATCGTTCACGGTGAATATCCGTTCACAAGCAACATCTGcctgtaaaataaaagcttagtGGTCACACTTACTGGAAacttacaggaaaaaacagcttgAGGGAGCTGCATTAGGTCTAAAATGAATCACCACATTAATTCTGATCCCTTTAACACCATCTGCTTTCTATTCATCTCCAAAAAACAGTGGCCAACTCCTTTTtgtatgcatgcatgcacaGAAAAAACATGAGTAAGAAAAGGATTTAGTTGTTGAGTAACAATAAACACTCTTTCCAATTATATCTGTTCTAGACACTTACTCTGGCTGATTAGGAAGCACAGACTCGTATTGGTAGAGGACTCAAAAATTTAAATCTTATCAAAAGTGAATGTGGATCCTGAATTTTCACTGAAGATGGGCTCTCTTTATCCTAAAGACTTAGCAGTTCTCACGACATaccacaattattttaaaattgttggTTCCAGCAACTGAGGAATCTGGACTGTGAATTTCTatcttcctcctctgcatgCAGTTCACTTTCAGTTCATGGACCAGCCTGTAAAAACAGGTGtggaggggggagcagggaagagagaagaattCAGGTAAGGCTAGGTTTAATGCCAACGAAAAGAGTTCTGAATGGGATATCCAGAACTGCTTCTCAATCACAGAAGATAAAATGCTTGAACAACTAGCATCCTGCAATTTCACTTATATAACCCATGAACATGTGCATCTTCCACATTCATGGAATTTCACCCCGTTATTTTGAACCCCAGCACATCTTCAGTAGCAGAAACAACATAGCAAGTCACTAACTTGCCTTCTGTGCTGTTACTGAATCTGAGCATAGTAATTCTAacggggggcagggggaaacgGTCATGTCAGTTGAAGAGCATTCATCCAAAGAAAAGCTGCACTATATTCATAAAGCACAATGTGGCAAAACGgcatatatagaaaaaaatgtgaagttttaaaCTCCAGTTATCTGAAATTGGGAAACCTCTTCTTCATTTGAATTCTCATCATTTTAGTAATCTGATTATAAAAGAatataactatttttttattgtaagtAATATATTCCCCTTCGTGCTAAGCGGAAcagtaaaaaatgcaaaaaacctGACAGGAACAGTGACACTAACCACAGAACTTAAACAAATCAAATCATTGTACttaagcaaacagaaaacaaatcaaatcatTGTACCTGCAATAACTTGTGGAGCTGAGCAAACCCAGCTGCCTTTTCTGTAACAGCATAGATGAGTTCAGTCCAGCCCTTGTTGTTTTCTGGAAGAGAATAACATGAAAGTGTACTCAGTTATTTGCTTGTTTATGATTCAAACACAGCTGTGGTCTTAGATGTTTGGGATATTTAGGTAACCTTTTCCTCCAGCCTACGTACATTAAAATTTTCAGAGTGTCTATGAAACACATTCCACCACCATCTCCCTGGTCTACTACAGTAAGCAGACAAGAAAGAGACAAGAATATATTCCTGTGAGATGCAGTGTGCTtctataaata harbors:
- the DCAF4 gene encoding DDB1- and CUL4-associated factor 4 isoform X2 is translated as MKRNYWRSKEKHGWSNCKHSYRPNQFRGSNHNNCTERPEQEEPQTPVNAGPSSSGDPSSSSLTQNSVVPELPGFYYDSEKNRYFRLLPGHNNYNPLTKEGIQYKAMECKRLRLLEEEEKQKKKTTRAGLNSSMLLQKRQLGLLSSTSYCRLVHELKVNCMQRRKIEIHSPDSSVAGTNNFKIIVADVACERIFTVNDVEHGGCKYGIINLSGLGKESLTVEMYDNLYFTNRKVNSVCWASLTHPDSHVLLCLMGIAETPGCASLLPASLFSSTNPGDRPGMLCSFKISTAWSCAWCLNPQADNCFSTGLTRRVLVTNVVTGHRQTFGTSSDVLAQQFATQTPMLYNGCRSGEIFSIDVRQRNRKGQSWKAIRLFHDSAVTSIRLLKAEHYLMAADMAGKIKLWDLRTAKCVKQYKGHHNEYAILPLHVNEEEGLLTAGFIHMLCDREEYDRGTF
- the DCAF4 gene encoding DDB1- and CUL4-associated factor 4 isoform X3, whose amino-acid sequence is MYDNLYFTNRKVNSVCWASLTHPDSHVLLCLMGIAETPGCASLLPASLFSSTNPGDRPGMLCSFKISTAWSCAWCLNPQADNCFSTGLTRRVLVTNVVTGHRQTFGTSSDVLAQQFATQTPMLYNGCRSGEIFSIDVRQRNRKGQSWKAIRLFHDSAVTSIRLLKAEHYLMAADMAGKIKLWDLRTAKCVKQYKGHHNEYAILPLHVNEEEGLLTAVGQDCYTRIWSLQDAHLLRTIPSPHPSSKDAIPSVVFSSRLGGSRGVPGLLMAVKQDLYHFSYN
- the DCAF4 gene encoding DDB1- and CUL4-associated factor 4 isoform X1; translation: MKRNYWRSKEKHGWSNCKHSYRPNQFRGSNHNNCTERPEQEEPQTPVNAGPSSSGDPSSSSLTQNSVVPELPGFYYDSEKNRYFRLLPGHNNYNPLTKEGIQYKAMECKRLRLLEEEEKQKKKTTRAGLNSSMLLQKRQLGLLSSTSYCRLVHELKVNCMQRRKIEIHSPDSSVAGTNNFKIIVADVACERIFTVNDVEHGGCKYGIINLSGLGKESLTVEMYDNLYFTNRKVNSVCWASLTHPDSHVLLCLMGIAETPGCASLLPASLFSSTNPGDRPGMLCSFKISTAWSCAWCLNPQADNCFSTGLTRRVLVTNVVTGHRQTFGTSSDVLAQQFATQTPMLYNGCRSGEIFSIDVRQRNRKGQSWKAIRLFHDSAVTSIRLLKAEHYLMAADMAGKIKLWDLRTAKCVKQYKGHHNEYAILPLHVNEEEGLLTAVGQDCYTRIWSLQDAHLLRTIPSPHPSSKDAIPSVVFSSRLGGSRGVPGLLMAVKQDLYHFSYN